CAAGAATTTCGTTTGCTGCGACCCGGTGCGCGCGTGATCGATCTCGGCTCGTGGCCTGGTGGCTGGGTGCAAGTAGCAGCAGAACTGGTCGGAACGAAAGGCAAAGTCGTCGGCATTGATCTTGTGGCGCTAGCACCGCTCGCCAACCCGCAAGTGACGCTGCTGCAAGGCGACGCGACCGATCCGGTTCAGCAAGAAAAAATTCTGGCCGCGCTCGGTAGTCCTGCCGAGGTGTTGCTCTCGGATATGTCGCCCAAATTAAGTGGCATCAAGGAAGTGGATGAGGCGCACGCTATGGAGCTGTGTCGCACGGCGCTCCACTGCGCCCGAACCTTGCTCCGACCCGGCGGCACCTTGCTGACCAAAGTGTTTATGGGGCCGGAACATAAAACGTTCCTCGCCGAGGCGCGCGCCCTTTTCGCCTCGGTGAAAACCACCAAGCCCGAGTCTTCTCGGAAAGGTTCGGCGGAGACTTATGTCGTCTCCGCCGGATTGAAGGGGAAGTGAGGGAGTTACGCCCGGACTCCTGCCAAGCGTTCCAGTCGCTCGATCCGCTCTTCGAGAGGCGGATGGGTGCTGAACAGACGGGCAAACGCAGCGCCGGACAGCGGATTGACGATAAACAGGTGCGACGTTTGCGGCGAGGCGTCCAGAGGAATGCGTTCCGACGCCATGCCCAACTTTCTGAGCGCACCAGCTAGTCCTAGTGGATCGCCAGCCATTTTTGCCCCAGTTTCATCGGCGGCAAACTCACGGGTCCGTGAAATCGCCATCTGAATGACCGTTGCTGCCAGAGGGGCAAGAATGGCCATGAGAATGAGACCAATAACGCCGCCACCGCTATCTTCGTCGTCACTTCTCCTGAAGCCACCAAACATGGCAGCCCACTGCGCCATGTTGGCGACATGTATAATCACACCAGCCAAGGTAGCGGCAATCGAGCTGATAAGAATGTCGCGGTTCTGCACGTGACCGAGTTCGTGCGCCAACACCCCGGTGATTTCGCGCTCGTTCATGAGGCGCATTAAGCCCTCGGTCACCGCCACGGCGGCATGCTGCGGATTACGTCCAGTCGCAAATGCGTTCGGGGAATCCTGAGGAATGAGGTACACCCGCGGCATCGGCATTCTCGCTTTCAGCGTCAAGTTATGAACGATGCGATAGAGCATCGGTGCCTCAGCTTCGGTCACTTCTCGGGCGCTATAGGCCGCGAGGACGATCTTGTCCGAGAACCAATAGCTACCGAAGTTCATCACGACGGCAATAACAAAGGCGATGGTCATTCCATGCATACCGCCAAGCCATTGCCCCATGGCCATGATAATGCCGGTCAAAGCGCCCAATAAAACGGTCGTGCGTAACATGAATGTGAACCTCCATCTATTGCGCTACGGTAAGGCTGCTTACCCGAGGAGTCAATCTACACAAGGGTACCATTGGTGCTAAGGGCCTATCCGAATAACGGTGGACCCTATGTCATGTCGAGCGGAGCGAGACATCTTTCTTCAGCGTCCAAAGCGAGATTCCTCGCTACGCTCGGAATGACAGCATCGGATGAGAGTGGTTATTCGGAGAGGCTCTACACAACCCGGCTCAACAACAACCCGACGATCAACGACACGCCATACTCCAGATGGGCTTTGACGGTACACATCAGCGATTCGTTCAACTCTTCCACGGTCTCCTTCTCGAAGGCAATCCGCACGGCGGGAATCCCATGGCGCAGGGTCAGGAACGTCAGCGCCACCGTCCACGGCGCATAACCCAACAGAATCAGCACGGCGGTAATGACGTAAGCTCCATAGACTAATCCGGCTAATTCCCAATTCGCCGCCTGACGACCGATCATGGTGGCCAGGGTCTGTTTGCCGTGTTCGGCATCGAAGTTGAGGTCGCGAATGTTGTTGGCATGCAGGATCGACGCGACCAGGCAGCCCACCGGCAAGGAAATCAGAAACGGCGTGAGAGCGAAGCCTTCTCGCTGTACGTAGTAGGCTCCGACCACAATGACCGGCCCCATGAAGACGAACACCGTTGCCTCGCCAAGCGCTTTGTAGGCCAGCGGCAGCGGATTGGCAGTGTAGAAGTATCCAGCCAACACACTCGCGATACCCAGCACCAGAATCGGCCACCCACAGATCGCCACCAGTAGTAGTCCGCACACGCTGCCGATGCCAAACGTCGCAATCCCGCCCCAATACATCTCGCCGGGCGAGAGCAAGCCGCGCTGAATCACCTGGCTGCCACTCTTGGACTCCAACGTATCGACACCACTCAGATGATCGTAATAGTCGTTAATCATGTTGGTGCCGATCTGAAGAAACAGCGACCCGATCAACGCCAACAAAAACCGACCGATGGAGAACGGCCCATCGGCTCCGGCCAAGACCGAGCCGATCAACACCGGCGTCGCCGAGGCTGTGAACGAGTACGGTCGTGTGGCTTCGATCCAGATGGACAGACGATTAGGTTGCGGCCCCGCCGCTAAGGTGTGTTCCGCAGTCATACGCATGTACCTCCGCCGCCATTATGGTCGCCAGGGCCTTTTCCGACAAGCGCTCTTGCCGTCCTTCGACAAAACGCGCTACAACCCCTCGACAAAAGGAGCATCGCCATGCCCGATCCCATTGGCCGCCTCGACCATATCGCCTTTGCCGTTCATAGCATCGAAAAATCTCGCCCCTTCTTCGAGAACGCTTTGAGCGCGAAATTTCGCTACGTCAAAGAAGGACGCGGCGGTGGGTTCAACTACGCCGTGTTCGACTTGCACGAACTGACCATCGAGCTGATCGAACCGGT
Above is a window of Deltaproteobacteria bacterium DNA encoding:
- a CDS encoding RlmE family RNA methyltransferase, whose amino-acid sequence is MYERKDAFYRKAKREGYRARSAYKLIELNQEFRLLRPGARVIDLGSWPGGWVQVAAELVGTKGKVVGIDLVALAPLANPQVTLLQGDATDPVQQEKILAALGSPAEVLLSDMSPKLSGIKEVDEAHAMELCRTALHCARTLLRPGGTLLTKVFMGPEHKTFLAEARALFASVKTTKPESSRKGSAETYVVSAGLKGK
- the htpX gene encoding zinc metalloprotease HtpX; amino-acid sequence: MLRTTVLLGALTGIIMAMGQWLGGMHGMTIAFVIAVVMNFGSYWFSDKIVLAAYSAREVTEAEAPMLYRIVHNLTLKARMPMPRVYLIPQDSPNAFATGRNPQHAAVAVTEGLMRLMNEREITGVLAHELGHVQNRDILISSIAATLAGVIIHVANMAQWAAMFGGFRRSDDEDSGGGVIGLILMAILAPLAATVIQMAISRTREFAADETGAKMAGDPLGLAGALRKLGMASERIPLDASPQTSHLFIVNPLSGAAFARLFSTHPPLEERIERLERLAGVRA
- the menA gene encoding 1,4-dihydroxy-2-naphthoate octaprenyltransferase yields the protein MTAEHTLAAGPQPNRLSIWIEATRPYSFTASATPVLIGSVLAGADGPFSIGRFLLALIGSLFLQIGTNMINDYYDHLSGVDTLESKSGSQVIQRGLLSPGEMYWGGIATFGIGSVCGLLLVAICGWPILVLGIASVLAGYFYTANPLPLAYKALGEATVFVFMGPVIVVGAYYVQREGFALTPFLISLPVGCLVASILHANNIRDLNFDAEHGKQTLATMIGRQAANWELAGLVYGAYVITAVLILLGYAPWTVALTFLTLRHGIPAVRIAFEKETVEELNESLMCTVKAHLEYGVSLIVGLLLSRVV